A section of the Anabaena cylindrica PCC 7122 genome encodes:
- the hpnA gene encoding hopanoid-associated sugar epimerase — translation MRAFVTGGTGFVGSHVVRSLLQSNYKVTALVRGSSNLGNLRGLEIDFVKSDLNDPQIWKQMQGCNYLFHVAAHYSLWQKDREILYRHNVEGTRNLLAAAQKAGIERTVYTSSVAAIGVGKSGQVVDETHQSPVEKLVGDYKKSKFLAEQVAMDAAKQGQDIVIVNPSSPIGTMDIKPTPTGYIILRFLRRQMPAYVDTGLNFIDVRDVARGHLLALEKGQRGDRYILGHQNLSLKQLLEILADITGLKAPQISVPALLPLTVAWIEEKILAPLGKTPTVPIDGVRMAQQPMYYDASKAVRELGLPQSPVSVALKDAVDWFVSNGYVK, via the coding sequence ATGCGGGCTTTTGTGACTGGTGGTACAGGATTTGTAGGTTCTCATGTAGTGCGATCGCTTTTACAGTCAAACTATAAAGTTACGGCTTTAGTACGTGGGAGTAGTAACCTGGGAAATTTGCGAGGTTTAGAAATAGATTTTGTTAAAAGTGATTTAAATGATCCGCAAATCTGGAAACAGATGCAGGGTTGTAACTACCTGTTTCATGTTGCTGCCCATTATTCCCTCTGGCAAAAAGACAGAGAAATACTCTATCGTCATAATGTGGAAGGAACGCGCAATCTTTTAGCAGCAGCCCAAAAAGCGGGAATTGAACGCACAGTTTACACAAGTTCTGTAGCGGCTATTGGAGTCGGGAAATCTGGTCAAGTGGTTGATGAAACCCATCAGAGTCCTGTAGAGAAATTGGTGGGAGACTATAAGAAGTCTAAATTCCTAGCTGAACAAGTAGCAATGGACGCTGCAAAACAAGGTCAAGATATTGTCATAGTTAATCCTAGCAGTCCCATTGGAACTATGGATATTAAACCCACACCCACAGGATATATAATCCTGCGGTTTTTGCGGCGACAAATGCCGGCTTATGTGGATACAGGTTTGAACTTTATTGACGTGAGAGACGTGGCTAGAGGACACTTGCTGGCTTTAGAAAAAGGTCAAAGAGGCGATCGCTATATCTTAGGACATCAAAACCTCAGCCTCAAACAACTGCTAGAAATACTAGCCGACATCACAGGATTAAAAGCACCGCAAATATCCGTTCCAGCTTTGTTACCTTTAACCGTGGCTTGGATAGAAGAAAAAATCCTCGCACCTTTAGGGAAAACCCCCACAGTTCCCATAGATGGTGTCCGCATGGCACAGCAACCAATGTATTATGATGCTTCCAAGGCCGTCCGCGAACTTGGTCTACCTCAGTCCCCTGTGAGTGTAGCACTCAAAGACGCTGTTGATTGGTTTGTGTCTAATGGTTACGTGAAGTAG
- the hpnH gene encoding adenosyl-hopene transferase HpnH: protein MAINLQQAIDIGKYLVTQRLLGRKRFPLVLMLEPLFRCNLACTGCGKIQHPTEILKQNLTPEQCFAAVEECGAPVVSIPGGEPLLHPQIDEIVKGLVERKKYVYLCTNGLLLEKSLHKFQPSPYLSFSVHLDGMREWHDKCVDRKGVFDTAVQAIRAAKAKGFRVTTNTTIFEGCDVQEMQEFFDFLETLGTDGMMISPGYGYAWAPDQDHFLQREQTRALFREILTPYTSGKKNWNFNHNPLFLDFLIGEKDYECTPWGSPSYSVLGWQKPCYLLNEGYYTSFKQLLDETDWSQYGQKSGNPKCADCMVHCGYEPTAAMDAMQPQNIARSLGTVFGRG from the coding sequence ATGGCGATTAATCTACAACAAGCAATTGATATCGGCAAGTATCTAGTTACGCAACGTCTATTAGGACGTAAACGCTTCCCATTAGTATTAATGTTAGAACCGCTGTTTCGGTGTAACTTAGCTTGTACAGGCTGTGGAAAAATCCAACATCCCACAGAAATACTCAAACAAAACCTGACCCCAGAACAATGTTTTGCAGCAGTAGAAGAATGTGGCGCACCTGTGGTTTCTATTCCTGGAGGAGAACCCCTATTACATCCCCAAATTGATGAAATTGTTAAGGGTTTAGTTGAACGCAAGAAATATGTTTACTTGTGTACAAATGGTTTGTTATTAGAAAAGAGTCTCCATAAATTTCAACCTTCACCTTATCTGAGTTTTAGCGTTCATCTTGATGGAATGCGAGAATGGCATGATAAATGTGTAGACCGTAAAGGCGTTTTTGATACTGCTGTCCAAGCAATTCGCGCTGCTAAAGCTAAAGGTTTCCGTGTCACGACTAACACAACTATTTTTGAAGGTTGCGATGTCCAAGAAATGCAAGAGTTTTTTGATTTTCTGGAAACTCTGGGAACTGATGGCATGATGATTTCTCCTGGTTACGGTTACGCATGGGCCCCAGATCAAGATCATTTTCTGCAAAGAGAACAAACCCGCGCTTTATTCAGAGAAATTCTCACACCTTACACATCTGGTAAAAAGAACTGGAACTTTAATCACAACCCCTTATTTTTAGATTTTCTTATTGGTGAGAAAGACTATGAATGCACTCCTTGGGGTAGTCCTAGTTATAGTGTTCTCGGTTGGCAAAAACCTTGCTATCTCTTGAATGAAGGATACTATACAAGTTTCAAACAGTTGTTAGATGAAACTGATTGGAGTCAATATGGACAAAAGAGTGGTAATCCTAAATGTGCTGATTGTATGGTTCATTGTGGTTACGAACCAACCGCAGCAATGGATGCTATGCAACCACAAAATATAGCCCGTTCTTTGGGAACTGTGTTTGGTAGGGGGTAA
- a CDS encoding efflux RND transporter permease subunit — translation MEQTNSSKSAREVFNISRWAIKFSWLTVCFWIAVTAAGILAFSSLKYALFPDITFPVVVVNAQAPLTSALDTETKLTKPLEESLKSLAGIENIRSSTYPGQSAVSLLFAVGTDLEKSTNKTTSALKELKLPEGAKYKIIPLNLNESSVISYAIESQSGNLGDLQKLADEKILPAIAQLPGVLKVSLLGAPPKSPPLNPSNATAALTQGGANLVRFNGQDVLAFQVIKRGDANTLEVVSRVEQEVQNLRSTLKDVNLTLAATQAEYIRQATKSTIDALIEAIILAIVVIFPFLWNWRATLISALAIPTSLLATFIVMAIFGFNLETITLLALALVIGSVIDDAIIDVENILRHIEEGQSPREAAHLATDEIGLTVVATTATAVAVFLPIGLMGGVVGQFFEPFGITVSASYIASTLVARTLSPVLSIYWLKPPATTSQRKENKIGVYFTEAYRNLLSWSLNHRKIVIALAVLSFIAGIALVPFIPKGFIPKLDRGEFNITYTAPLPKIPDLAALQLEGRREINSQSPVPSPQSLLPIPNPLNDSLEVAKKLEAEVRKFPDVETVFTTVGSRGGEPNKGTLYVKLKEDRTIKTAELQDQLRQNLPTLPGVTTSVEDIQFVDTGGEKPLQIALRGNDLKALNQAAKSIKDRITKIPGFADVTVTGDTNNADQVFQIERLNQERVAYISANLGQGLTLGDATDKIVAEAKGVLPADITLGLGGDSARQNEVFGSFISTLILSALCIIVVLILLFKSWVDPLVIGVSLPLAVVGAMLALLFTKSDFGMISLIGFVFLLGLANKNAIVLVDYINQLRRAGLERTEAILKAGPVRLRPIMMTTVSTLLGMLPIALGFGAGSELRSPMAVAIAGGLVTSTILSLIVVPVVYAILDDWFPRKNMTQ, via the coding sequence ATGGAACAGACTAATAGCTCAAAATCCGCACGCGAAGTTTTTAATATATCCAGATGGGCAATTAAATTTTCGTGGTTGACGGTATGTTTTTGGATAGCGGTAACAGCAGCGGGTATTCTCGCTTTCAGTTCCCTCAAATACGCTTTGTTTCCAGATATTACCTTTCCGGTGGTGGTGGTAAATGCCCAAGCACCCTTAACTTCTGCTTTAGATACAGAAACCAAGTTAACGAAACCACTGGAAGAAAGCCTCAAGTCCCTGGCAGGAATTGAAAATATCCGTTCCTCAACTTATCCGGGGCAAAGTGCTGTTAGCCTGTTGTTTGCGGTTGGTACAGATTTAGAAAAATCTACTAACAAAACTACTAGCGCACTGAAGGAGTTAAAACTACCTGAAGGAGCTAAATATAAGATTATTCCTTTAAACCTGAATGAGTCATCAGTCATTAGTTATGCCATTGAGAGTCAGTCAGGAAATTTGGGTGATTTGCAGAAATTGGCTGATGAGAAAATTTTACCTGCGATCGCACAATTGCCAGGAGTTCTCAAAGTCTCACTGTTAGGCGCTCCTCCAAAATCCCCTCCTCTAAATCCTAGCAATGCCACGGCGGCTTTAACTCAAGGGGGAGCAAATTTAGTCAGATTTAATGGTCAAGATGTACTAGCATTTCAAGTCATCAAGCGTGGAGATGCTAATACCTTAGAAGTAGTGAGTCGAGTCGAACAGGAAGTACAAAACCTGCGTTCTACCTTAAAAGATGTCAACCTCACCCTAGCGGCTACCCAAGCAGAATATATCCGCCAAGCCACCAAATCAACCATAGATGCGTTGATAGAAGCTATCATCTTGGCAATTGTCGTAATTTTCCCATTTTTATGGAATTGGCGAGCCACTTTAATTTCGGCTTTGGCAATTCCCACATCGTTGTTAGCCACGTTTATCGTCATGGCGATTTTCGGCTTCAACCTAGAAACAATTACGTTGTTAGCCTTAGCTTTAGTGATTGGTAGTGTCATTGATGATGCCATCATTGATGTAGAAAACATCTTACGGCACATCGAAGAAGGGCAAAGTCCCCGCGAAGCCGCACACTTAGCTACCGATGAAATTGGTTTAACAGTAGTCGCCACAACTGCCACAGCCGTAGCAGTATTCTTACCTATCGGTTTAATGGGTGGAGTCGTCGGGCAGTTTTTCGAGCCATTTGGAATCACCGTTTCTGCCTCCTATATTGCTTCTACATTGGTAGCGCGGACTTTATCACCGGTGTTATCTATTTATTGGCTCAAACCACCTGCGACAACTTCCCAACGCAAAGAAAATAAAATTGGGGTTTATTTTACGGAAGCTTATCGCAATTTACTCTCTTGGTCTTTGAACCACCGCAAAATAGTTATTGCCTTAGCCGTACTCAGTTTTATTGCTGGTATTGCCCTAGTTCCCTTTATTCCCAAGGGTTTTATTCCCAAATTAGATCGCGGTGAATTTAATATTACTTACACTGCTCCTTTGCCGAAAATACCTGATTTGGCAGCATTACAACTAGAAGGCAGGAGGGAAATAAATTCCCAGTCCCCAGTCCCCAGTCCTCAGTCCCTATTACCTATTCCTAACCCTCTCAATGACTCTTTAGAGGTGGCGAAAAAACTAGAAGCAGAGGTGAGAAAATTCCCAGATGTGGAAACAGTTTTTACTACTGTTGGTTCTCGTGGGGGTGAGCCAAATAAGGGAACTCTCTATGTCAAGCTGAAGGAAGATCGCACGATTAAAACGGCAGAATTACAAGACCAATTACGCCAAAATTTACCTACACTTCCTGGTGTGACTACCAGTGTGGAAGATATTCAATTTGTGGATACTGGTGGAGAAAAACCTTTACAGATAGCACTTCGCGGTAATGATCTCAAAGCTTTGAATCAAGCGGCTAAGTCTATTAAAGACCGCATTACCAAAATCCCAGGATTTGCTGATGTCACAGTTACAGGAGATACCAACAATGCAGATCAGGTTTTTCAAATTGAACGGCTGAACCAGGAACGGGTTGCATATATCAGTGCTAATTTGGGTCAGGGTTTAACCTTGGGTGATGCTACAGACAAAATTGTAGCGGAAGCCAAAGGAGTTTTACCTGCTGATATCACTTTAGGGTTAGGTGGAGATTCTGCCCGACAAAATGAAGTTTTTGGTAGTTTTATTTCAACTTTGATTTTATCGGCTTTGTGTATCATTGTTGTGTTGATTTTACTGTTTAAAAGCTGGGTAGATCCTTTAGTAATCGGTGTTTCTTTACCGTTAGCGGTTGTAGGAGCGATGTTAGCATTACTCTTTACTAAGAGTGATTTTGGCATGATTTCGCTGATTGGTTTTGTGTTCTTGCTAGGACTGGCAAATAAAAACGCTATTGTTTTGGTTGATTACATTAATCAGTTACGGCGAGCAGGTTTAGAACGCACGGAAGCTATTCTCAAAGCTGGGCCAGTTAGACTTCGACCAATTATGATGACTACTGTCTCTACTCTTTTAGGGATGTTACCCATTGCTTTGGGTTTTGGTGCGGGTTCAGAATTGCGATCGCCTATGGCTGTAGCTATTGCTGGCGGTTTGGTAACTTCCACTATCCTCAGTTTGATTGTTGTGCCGGTTGTCTATGCAATTTTAGATGATTGGTTTCCCAGGAAGAATATGACTCAATAA
- a CDS encoding bifunctional pantoate--beta-alanine ligase/(d)CMP kinase, with protein sequence MRLLTTVAALRCYLTQRRRKAARLTPTESNLMLPEELLFDDQTTWYWTEVGLVPTMGGLHQGHLSLIERARQENSTVIVSIFVNPLQFGPKEDYQRYPRTLEQDQKLCEQAGVDAIFAPTPEEMGISQKNIQETPVTQVIPPSGMINSLCGSYRPGHFQGVATIVTKLFNLVQPDRAYFGQKDGQQLAIIKRLVADLNLPIEIVACPTVRETSGLALSSRNQYLTATEKEQATVLFKGLRQAEAAFRAGDRNSSQLIALVWQEIAKISTIYVEYIELVEPNTLMFLTKVEEEGMLAIAARLGSTRLIDNTILRDVYDELRQPIIAIDGPAGAGKSTVARQVATQLGLVYLDTGAMYRAITWLVLQKGVAIDDECAIAELANQCKIELTPSQTLQSPVQVWINGNDVTQEIRTIEVTSQVSAISAQNAVRKALVKQQQNWGKRGGLVAEGRDIGTHVFPDAEVKIFLTASVGERARRRQQDFTKQGQPEVSLEQLERDIAERDHKDSTRKISPLQKAVDAVEVQTDGLSPSEVAAQIVNYYQDRLSQR encoded by the coding sequence GTGCGCCTGCTGACAACAGTTGCAGCTTTACGCTGTTATTTAACTCAACGTCGCCGCAAGGCGGCCAGACTTACGCCTACGGAAAGCAATCTAATGCTTCCAGAGGAGCTATTATTTGATGATCAGACTACTTGGTATTGGACAGAAGTTGGTTTAGTCCCAACTATGGGGGGTCTACATCAAGGTCATCTCAGTCTTATTGAACGAGCTAGGCAAGAAAATTCTACGGTGATTGTTAGTATTTTTGTTAATCCCTTGCAATTTGGCCCCAAGGAAGATTATCAACGCTATCCCCGTACTTTAGAGCAAGACCAAAAACTTTGTGAACAAGCTGGAGTGGATGCGATTTTTGCCCCTACTCCGGAAGAAATGGGAATTTCTCAGAAGAATATACAAGAAACTCCAGTTACACAAGTCATCCCTCCATCTGGTATGATAAATAGCTTGTGTGGTAGTTATCGGCCTGGTCATTTTCAAGGTGTGGCGACGATTGTCACCAAGCTTTTCAATTTGGTTCAGCCTGACCGAGCCTACTTTGGTCAAAAAGATGGTCAACAACTGGCAATTATTAAACGGCTAGTGGCTGATTTAAATTTGCCGATAGAAATTGTTGCTTGTCCAACGGTGCGGGAAACTTCCGGCTTGGCTTTGAGTTCTCGTAATCAATATTTGACTGCAACGGAAAAAGAGCAAGCTACGGTGTTATTTAAAGGCCTGCGGCAAGCTGAAGCGGCGTTTCGTGCTGGCGATCGCAACAGTAGCCAGCTGATAGCATTGGTGTGGCAAGAAATCGCAAAGATCAGCACTATCTATGTCGAATATATTGAATTGGTTGAACCGAATACATTGATGTTTTTAACAAAAGTTGAGGAAGAAGGAATGCTGGCGATTGCAGCCCGTCTTGGTTCTACACGTTTGATTGATAACACTATCTTGCGGGATGTGTATGACGAGCTACGCCAACCTATCATCGCCATTGATGGCCCTGCGGGTGCTGGTAAATCGACAGTGGCTCGCCAAGTGGCAACCCAGTTAGGTTTAGTGTATTTAGATACGGGTGCTATGTACCGGGCTATTACCTGGCTAGTGCTGCAAAAAGGAGTTGCTATTGATGATGAATGTGCGATCGCAGAATTAGCTAACCAGTGTAAAATTGAACTTACTCCCAGTCAAACCCTACAATCTCCTGTACAAGTGTGGATTAATGGTAATGATGTAACTCAAGAAATTCGCACCATTGAGGTAACATCACAAGTCTCAGCCATCTCCGCCCAAAACGCAGTTCGTAAAGCACTGGTCAAACAACAGCAAAACTGGGGTAAACGAGGTGGTTTAGTCGCTGAAGGACGGGATATTGGTACTCATGTTTTCCCAGATGCAGAAGTGAAAATCTTTTTAACTGCTTCTGTTGGTGAACGCGCACGTCGTCGTCAGCAAGACTTTACAAAACAAGGTCAGCCTGAAGTTAGTTTAGAACAGTTGGAACGAGATATTGCAGAACGAGATCACAAAGATAGCACTCGCAAAATTTCTCCCTTACAAAAAGCAGTAGATGCAGTAGAAGTTCAAACTGATGGACTTAGCCCTTCTGAAGTAGCAGCGCAAATTGTTAATTATTACCAAGATCGCTTGTCTCAACGGTAA
- a CDS encoding superoxide dismutase — protein sequence MAFSQLPLPFDFNALEPYGMKGETFEYHYGKHHKAYVDNLNKLTDGTELADKSLEEVIQISFKDSSKAGIFNNAAQVWNHTFFWNSLQPAGGGAPTGELAAKIDKDFGSFDKFKEEFSTAAATQFGSGWAWLIDDGGTLKVIKTPNAENPLAHGKKALLTLDVWEHAYYIDYRNARPAFIKNFLDQLVNWEFAAANLAA from the coding sequence ATGGCATTTTCACAACTTCCACTACCCTTCGACTTTAATGCTCTAGAGCCTTATGGTATGAAAGGTGAAACCTTTGAATATCACTATGGTAAGCATCATAAAGCTTATGTAGATAACCTCAACAAGCTCACCGATGGTACAGAACTTGCTGATAAGTCCCTCGAAGAAGTAATTCAAATTTCCTTCAAAGACTCCTCTAAAGCTGGTATCTTCAACAACGCGGCTCAAGTTTGGAACCATACCTTCTTTTGGAACTCACTCCAACCCGCAGGTGGTGGCGCTCCTACCGGTGAACTAGCTGCTAAGATTGACAAAGATTTTGGTAGTTTTGACAAATTCAAAGAAGAATTTTCTACTGCGGCTGCAACCCAGTTTGGTAGCGGTTGGGCTTGGTTAATTGATGATGGTGGTACGCTGAAGGTGATTAAGACACCAAATGCAGAAAACCCTTTAGCTCATGGTAAAAAGGCACTTCTCACCCTAGATGTTTGGGAACACGCCTACTACATTGACTACAGAAATGCGCGTCCAGCATTCATCAAAAATTTCTTAGATCAATTGGTTAACTGGGAATTTGCTGCTGCAAATCTAGCTGCTTAA
- a CDS encoding sigma-70 family RNA polymerase sigma factor translates to MRTRQSIVEMFATFLQFEAEHFNGWVYDAKLRRNIQNLLLQIPQTQSAENFWAIYWHKAWQTQPNSLALGHLSAYLQETCYWAVKRTIPQFASLQSSLSDCFQIAIAQVPKILKGCDPNQKASLKSYSTVAFGNIIRDALRQKQEIDYANDWALLLKLSRKRLQEALQNAGVTDKIITRYLLAWKSFTDGYILGKSPGVRKLQRPDQDTWDTITQFYNRDRLTLNPPEIECNAETLEKWLVFCAKHARAYLYPVVSSLNLPKLGQTEGELQDDLADNAHESLLASLIDQEEAETQKNQQIEIHNLLITALGKLTPQSQQLLQLYYQQGLIQQQIAQQQQIQQYQVSRQLAKARESLLLAITKWGQETMHISPTSNVVKYISVVLEEWLQNYFRNLESHSSEEK, encoded by the coding sequence ATGCGTACTCGGCAAAGTATAGTGGAAATGTTTGCGACTTTCCTGCAATTTGAAGCTGAACACTTCAATGGTTGGGTATATGATGCTAAACTGCGTCGCAACATTCAAAATCTTTTATTACAAATACCACAAACACAAAGCGCAGAAAATTTTTGGGCGATTTACTGGCATAAGGCTTGGCAAACTCAGCCCAACTCCTTAGCACTTGGACATCTATCTGCTTACTTGCAGGAAACCTGTTATTGGGCTGTAAAAAGAACAATTCCCCAATTTGCCAGCTTACAGAGTAGTTTATCAGACTGTTTTCAAATAGCGATCGCTCAAGTACCAAAAATCCTCAAAGGTTGTGACCCCAACCAAAAAGCTAGTCTCAAAAGTTATAGCACTGTAGCTTTTGGCAATATTATCCGCGATGCCTTGCGCCAAAAACAAGAAATAGATTATGCCAACGATTGGGCCTTATTGCTAAAATTAAGCCGCAAGCGACTCCAGGAAGCCTTACAAAATGCCGGAGTGACAGATAAGATAATTACTCGTTATCTCTTGGCTTGGAAAAGTTTTACAGATGGTTATATTCTCGGCAAATCACCAGGTGTTCGCAAGTTGCAAAGACCTGACCAGGATACTTGGGATACCATAACTCAATTTTACAACCGCGATCGCTTGACCCTCAACCCCCCTGAAATAGAATGCAATGCCGAAACTCTAGAAAAATGGCTGGTTTTTTGTGCCAAACACGCACGTGCTTATCTTTATCCAGTGGTTTCTTCCCTCAACTTACCGAAGTTAGGACAAACAGAAGGTGAATTACAAGATGATTTAGCAGATAATGCTCATGAATCTTTATTGGCTAGTTTAATTGACCAGGAAGAAGCGGAAACGCAAAAAAATCAACAAATAGAAATACACAACCTGTTAATCACTGCCCTAGGAAAACTCACTCCCCAATCACAACAGTTATTGCAGCTATATTATCAACAAGGACTCATCCAACAACAAATTGCCCAACAGCAACAAATCCAGCAATATCAAGTTTCACGTCAATTAGCTAAAGCTAGAGAATCCCTACTGCTGGCTATTACGAAATGGGGTCAGGAGACAATGCATATTTCTCCAACTTCCAACGTGGTCAAATATATTAGTGTCGTGTTGGAGGAGTGGTTACAGAATTATTTCCGTAATCTGGAATCTCACTCCTCAGAGGAGAAATAG
- a CDS encoding septal ring lytic transglycosylase RlpA family protein, translating to MNQRHLWTTAALFLTVLGTPSVGLTQTTEENTPTSPASALTDVVKVGEYQSPAQKPTLDAVKTDIHPHSIGGRQAATLYIRNIPVLTFLSSAPVTSAETKVGAVANGNGVKSYALVSNNSAKVASIGNVIDVSKSPSSIADDPVQRASVVAARINQLIDENVDASQITVSWKTTEQSPVNNKAQDKTHSVKQQLDRYTIKVDGQELVEINQGTQLADSTKDLARDALQATNRLRRLIGNASPISEIANLPVSTPALTSKLPQQIARGFKINFQGIASWYGYDWAGRKTANGERFNPDAMTAAHRSLPMGTQVRVTNTRNNRSVVVRINDRGPYIGGRIIDVSIGAARLLGMVGSGVAPVRIDILGR from the coding sequence ATGAATCAAAGACATTTGTGGACTACTGCCGCCTTGTTTCTGACCGTTTTGGGTACACCCTCAGTCGGTCTTACTCAAACAACAGAGGAAAACACTCCAACTTCCCCAGCATCGGCTTTAACTGATGTAGTCAAAGTAGGAGAATATCAATCCCCGGCACAGAAACCTACCTTGGATGCTGTGAAAACGGACATTCATCCTCACAGTATTGGAGGCCGTCAGGCGGCAACCCTTTACATCCGGAATATTCCTGTTCTTACCTTTCTAAGTTCTGCACCCGTTACTAGTGCAGAAACCAAAGTTGGTGCAGTTGCAAATGGTAATGGCGTAAAGTCATATGCCCTTGTTTCTAATAATTCAGCAAAGGTAGCCAGTATTGGGAACGTGATAGATGTGAGCAAATCTCCTAGCTCCATTGCCGATGACCCAGTTCAAAGAGCTAGTGTTGTAGCCGCTAGAATCAATCAGTTGATTGATGAAAATGTGGATGCCAGTCAGATTACCGTAAGTTGGAAAACAACAGAACAATCTCCAGTTAATAATAAAGCCCAAGATAAAACACACTCTGTTAAACAGCAGCTAGATCGCTACACCATTAAAGTTGATGGTCAAGAATTGGTGGAAATCAATCAAGGTACGCAACTAGCAGATAGCACTAAAGATTTAGCAAGAGATGCATTGCAAGCAACCAATCGTCTACGAAGACTCATTGGTAATGCATCTCCTATCAGCGAAATTGCTAATTTACCAGTCAGTACACCAGCATTGACATCAAAGCTGCCACAACAGATTGCCCGTGGATTTAAAATCAACTTCCAGGGTATAGCTTCTTGGTACGGTTATGATTGGGCTGGCAGAAAAACCGCCAATGGTGAAAGGTTTAATCCTGACGCAATGACAGCAGCCCACCGCAGTTTACCTATGGGGACACAAGTTCGTGTGACTAACACTCGGAATAACCGTTCTGTGGTTGTGCGAATCAATGATCGAGGCCCATACATCGGTGGTCGAATAATTGATGTTTCTATTGGTGCAGCCCGGTTATTAGGGATGGTTGGCAGTGGAGTGGCCCCAGTGCGTATTGATATTCTAGGAAGGTAG
- a CDS encoding DUF1822 family protein: MSLFCVPPTQLYLEVSLEVQNQSWQQSQSFVSPLGRWNAFLNQVCLSTFLPWLQTEYAPEATVETLPQIWEVVSGTAINLDTKRLILIPDKNLETREFNVPQEWIDIPKLAGDYYLAVQVNPDGQWMQIWGYTTHEQLKNQGSYDPQERTYSLEANQMIEDLNVLWVVRQLYPEEQTQTAIPPLPVLSATQAENLKQRLASPTITNPRLELPFEIWGALLESEDFLQPTQNTTIINLRQWFENVVTNSWQTIESLFGTEANLAFSFRQANNVAEELIQRVKVINLPIQNANQALVLMLTLTAETDGRLGIRAQLYPNNRNSYLPNNVRLALISASGDVVQSVTAREADNSIQLKRFRCPLNTRFSLQVILDDFSFMEEFEC, translated from the coding sequence ATGTCTCTGTTCTGTGTCCCCCCTACTCAACTCTACTTAGAGGTGTCTTTAGAGGTACAAAACCAATCTTGGCAACAAAGCCAGTCTTTTGTGAGTCCTCTCGGTCGTTGGAATGCTTTTCTTAATCAAGTATGCCTGAGTACCTTTCTACCATGGTTACAAACAGAATATGCACCAGAAGCTACTGTAGAAACCCTTCCCCAAATTTGGGAAGTAGTCAGCGGTACGGCGATAAATCTGGATACAAAGCGCCTGATTCTGATTCCAGATAAAAATTTAGAAACTAGAGAATTTAACGTCCCACAAGAATGGATAGATATTCCTAAGTTAGCTGGAGATTATTATCTAGCAGTACAAGTTAATCCTGATGGACAGTGGATGCAAATTTGGGGTTATACCACCCATGAACAATTAAAAAATCAAGGTAGCTACGATCCTCAAGAGAGGACTTACTCTTTGGAAGCCAATCAGATGATTGAGGATTTGAATGTACTGTGGGTTGTACGTCAATTATATCCCGAAGAACAAACACAAACTGCGATTCCCCCACTGCCTGTTTTATCAGCTACCCAAGCAGAAAACCTCAAGCAGAGATTAGCCAGTCCAACAATTACTAATCCTCGCTTAGAATTGCCCTTTGAAATTTGGGGAGCATTATTAGAAAGCGAAGACTTTTTACAACCAACACAGAATACAACAATTATTAATTTGCGTCAGTGGTTTGAGAATGTAGTTACAAATAGCTGGCAAACAATAGAATCTTTATTTGGTACAGAAGCAAATTTAGCCTTTAGCTTTCGTCAAGCCAATAATGTCGCTGAAGAATTAATTCAACGTGTAAAGGTAATTAATTTACCTATACAAAATGCTAATCAAGCATTGGTTTTGATGTTGACATTGACAGCAGAAACAGATGGAAGATTAGGAATCCGCGCTCAATTATATCCGAATAATCGCAATTCTTATTTACCTAATAATGTTAGACTAGCGTTGATTTCTGCATCAGGCGATGTTGTGCAATCAGTAACAGCCAGGGAGGCAGATAATTCGATTCAACTAAAACGGTTTCGCTGTCCACTTAATACAAGATTTAGCCTTCAGGTAATTCTTGATGATTTCAGCTTTATGGAAGAGTTTGAATGTTAA